One region of Collinsella aerofaciens ATCC 25986 genomic DNA includes:
- a CDS encoding DUF6020 family protein: MKDSDLSTTAARDAARIVWFKRYPAKQTLIAFLLALLATTAFSIDPAPVSSNAVLAIDPKASGMLYVCYEVLLSFAGHTDAVMLLALACLLTLPFRYVFFGRGDTWRPSIILPSLFFAICMVFGRSYDLTDSAEIVLGDKARIICAWIGGAGWMLLAVVAFYLAFECLDWLSSRRIPFSEAHFGRVWRVTHAVLSVHPFAGPFLVLMIAWAPTLIASLPGLFMGDTGAQIRQWFNYPNGTSDYLRLLNPNVLLNGHHPVVHTAIIGSCVQLGLSLFNSANAGLIIYTCAQFVITAACMAYSISSLRKLGVSLPVRGAILLFFAFMPMFSNYAALLTKDVLFADAFLVLLVQTVKLVACGLPRRDANAERAGEKAPVLFARHDWLLLALGAMGSTFLRNGGLVFPLAACVIAAAFCVWDVHVARRAAKQTGAAPSGAIPRFRWVGVLAVLALCLASNMYFTKVFMPAHDITPGSKREILSIPFQQTARFVQKHDGLNSGVNPTVKEDGTIVEAPCDGLVTDEERAVIDRVLKYENLGRRYNPDKSDAVKNCFNEYASQEDIDAYFEVWAQMFKKDPECYISALINNYYGYFYPSARDAWVYSTARSAEIMARPDNLKYFDFHPVDSNMVRWCDHLINLYRVAVQRIPFISLTMSSATYVWIMIAVVVYLLRRHSWRALAIWVPLLGVLAVCLIGPCNGSTYMRYLYPVIACMPFAIGATVTRSDFLWF; the protein is encoded by the coding sequence GTGAAGGATTCCGACCTCTCCACAACGGCTGCGCGCGACGCTGCCCGCATCGTCTGGTTTAAGCGCTACCCCGCCAAGCAGACGCTCATCGCATTTTTGCTCGCGCTGTTGGCGACCACGGCGTTTTCCATCGATCCCGCCCCGGTGTCGAGCAACGCAGTCTTGGCGATTGACCCCAAAGCCTCGGGCATGCTGTACGTGTGCTACGAGGTGCTCCTCTCGTTTGCCGGCCATACCGACGCGGTCATGTTGCTTGCACTTGCCTGCCTGCTCACCTTGCCGTTTCGCTACGTGTTCTTTGGCCGTGGCGACACCTGGCGTCCATCGATCATTCTGCCGTCGCTGTTCTTCGCCATCTGCATGGTGTTCGGCCGCAGCTACGATCTCACCGACTCGGCCGAGATTGTCCTTGGCGACAAAGCCCGCATCATCTGCGCCTGGATTGGCGGCGCGGGCTGGATGCTCTTGGCGGTCGTTGCCTTCTACCTTGCCTTTGAGTGTCTAGATTGGCTGAGCTCTCGGCGCATTCCGTTTTCCGAAGCGCACTTTGGCCGCGTATGGCGTGTGACTCACGCCGTGCTCTCGGTCCATCCCTTTGCCGGGCCCTTCCTGGTGCTTATGATCGCCTGGGCGCCCACGCTCATCGCTTCGCTGCCCGGTCTTTTTATGGGAGATACGGGCGCGCAGATTCGCCAGTGGTTCAACTACCCCAACGGCACGAGTGACTACCTGCGTCTGCTCAATCCCAATGTGTTGCTCAACGGACATCACCCCGTGGTGCACACGGCTATCATCGGTTCGTGCGTCCAGCTGGGGCTTTCACTGTTCAACAGCGCTAACGCGGGCCTCATCATCTATACCTGCGCTCAATTTGTCATCACGGCCGCCTGCATGGCCTATTCCATTTCGTCGCTGCGCAAACTGGGCGTGAGCCTGCCGGTTCGCGGTGCGATCCTGCTGTTCTTTGCGTTTATGCCGATGTTCTCTAACTACGCGGCGTTGCTCACCAAAGACGTGCTCTTTGCCGACGCGTTTTTGGTGCTGCTGGTACAGACCGTCAAGCTCGTGGCATGTGGCTTGCCCCGTCGTGATGCCAATGCCGAGCGAGCGGGCGAGAAAGCCCCCGTGCTCTTTGCGCGCCACGACTGGCTGCTGCTCGCTCTGGGCGCCATGGGTTCCACGTTCCTGCGCAACGGCGGTCTGGTGTTTCCCCTGGCGGCATGCGTAATCGCGGCGGCGTTTTGCGTATGGGACGTGCATGTGGCTCGTCGTGCAGCCAAGCAGACTGGTGCTGCGCCTTCAGGCGCCATCCCGCGTTTCCGCTGGGTCGGTGTCCTCGCGGTGCTCGCGCTCTGCCTTGCCTCTAATATGTACTTCACCAAGGTCTTTATGCCGGCGCACGATATCACGCCTGGTTCCAAGCGCGAAATCCTCTCGATTCCGTTCCAGCAGACGGCTCGTTTCGTCCAAAAGCACGACGGCCTCAACTCGGGCGTCAACCCCACGGTTAAGGAGGACGGCACCATTGTGGAGGCTCCTTGCGACGGCTTGGTGACCGACGAAGAGCGTGCCGTGATCGACCGTGTGCTCAAGTACGAGAACCTGGGCCGCCGCTACAACCCCGACAAGTCCGATGCCGTCAAGAACTGCTTTAACGAGTATGCCTCGCAGGAGGACATCGATGCCTATTTTGAGGTATGGGCTCAGATGTTTAAGAAGGATCCCGAGTGCTATATCTCGGCGCTTATCAATAACTACTATGGTTATTTTTATCCGAGCGCGCGCGATGCCTGGGTCTACAGCACAGCGCGTAGTGCCGAGATTATGGCGCGCCCCGACAACCTCAAGTACTTCGACTTCCATCCGGTTGACAGCAACATGGTGCGCTGGTGCGACCACCTGATCAATCTGTACCGTGTGGCGGTGCAGCGCATCCCGTTTATTTCGCTCACCATGAGCTCGGCCACCTATGTGTGGATCATGATCGCCGTGGTGGTCTACCTGCTGCGTCGTCATTCATGGCGTGCGCTGGCGATCTGGGTGCCGCTGTTGGGCGTGCTCGCCGTGTGCCTGATCGGTCCATGTAACGGCTCGACCTACATGCGCTACCTGTATCCGGTCATCGCCTGCATGCCCTTCGCCATCGGCGCCACCGTCACCCGTAGCGACTTCCTCTGGTTCTAG
- a CDS encoding zinc-ribbon domain-containing protein yields MFCSQCGAPMGDNDKFCGVCGAPNAGAAGPAPQGQPQPQQFVPQPPVANAPKGCVAQAFQDMTKTPGVLQRVCQIAFLPALICVVSVLVLFIPVIGGIAAAIGFLAACIASVCGSGFGIEWGRDLSLKVDDGMDRPLMRSTSFGLGVFSSVISVVLEVIAAIPVIGVVLSLVEGVVIGAAGSYSYYGSYALEAALFGSLGLLVLALIASAILGVFFKMFADIAVMHFAVTGRVESAFSLDKVWAAFKNNKTKLFCASFLPEFLTGLVANVVTWILTVVFGAIASVGMYSYYYRPTGIEAIVTGGGVTLALFLVLVAFVTVFLTVFGKILKHRAVGYWAARYASEWADEDKDDVLTFVLPFEKKSTPSGYGAPDASPAPAPAPATEPEPAPEPETASESEPAPEPEPEPAPAPEPAPAPESASEPSSDEEPQDE; encoded by the coding sequence ATGTTCTGCTCGCAGTGTGGCGCCCCCATGGGCGATAACGACAAGTTCTGCGGCGTGTGTGGTGCTCCTAATGCCGGTGCCGCTGGCCCCGCTCCCCAGGGACAGCCTCAGCCCCAGCAGTTTGTTCCGCAACCGCCCGTGGCGAATGCGCCAAAGGGCTGTGTGGCTCAGGCGTTCCAAGATATGACCAAGACTCCGGGCGTGCTTCAGCGTGTATGCCAAATCGCGTTTTTGCCGGCGCTGATTTGCGTTGTGTCGGTGCTCGTGTTGTTTATTCCCGTTATTGGCGGCATTGCGGCTGCCATCGGCTTTTTGGCAGCTTGCATTGCGAGCGTGTGCGGTTCCGGCTTTGGTATCGAGTGGGGTCGCGATCTGTCGCTCAAGGTCGATGACGGCATGGACCGTCCACTCATGCGTTCCACGTCGTTTGGTCTCGGAGTCTTTTCGAGCGTTATTTCGGTCGTGCTCGAGGTTATCGCTGCCATTCCCGTGATCGGTGTAGTGCTTTCGCTGGTGGAGGGCGTGGTAATTGGCGCTGCGGGCTCGTATTCTTATTACGGCTCTTATGCGCTCGAGGCTGCGCTGTTCGGTTCGCTCGGCCTGCTTGTCCTGGCGCTAATTGCCTCGGCGATTCTGGGTGTCTTCTTTAAGATGTTCGCCGACATCGCCGTGATGCATTTTGCGGTGACCGGTCGCGTCGAGAGCGCGTTTTCGCTCGATAAGGTCTGGGCGGCCTTTAAGAACAACAAGACCAAGCTGTTCTGTGCTTCGTTCCTTCCCGAGTTTTTGACGGGCCTGGTCGCCAACGTTGTCACATGGATCTTGACGGTCGTCTTTGGCGCCATTGCCTCTGTCGGTATGTATAGCTACTACTATCGTCCTACGGGTATTGAGGCAATTGTTACCGGCGGTGGTGTCACGCTCGCGCTGTTCTTGGTGCTGGTCGCTTTCGTCACCGTATTTCTTACGGTTTTTGGCAAGATACTCAAGCACCGTGCCGTTGGCTATTGGGCCGCACGCTATGCAAGCGAGTGGGCCGATGAGGATAAGGACGACGTCCTGACTTTTGTATTGCCCTTCGAGAAGAAGTCCACCCCTTCGGGTTACGGTGCTCCGGATGCTTCGCCGGCACCTGCACCCGCTCCCGCGACCGAGCCTGAGCCGGCGCCCGAGCCTGAGACGGCATCTGAGTCCGAGCCTGCACCTGAGCCTGAGCCTGAGCCGGCACCTGCACCTGAGCCGGCACCTGCACCTGAGTCGGCGTCCGAGCCAAGCTCCGACGAGGAACCTCAGGACGAGTAG
- a CDS encoding YitT family protein: MADEHETESKAWAIEAAAAEAASRAAEEVHRPPVVPMERVVDRTDIERGERAGQKRSQEPGFPRFFAELNLGLILTAFAIVAFKTPNHFAFGGTSGVSVILSTLFPTLPVGVFMWIINAVLVVLGFIFLERKAILWSVFASFALSAYVSLFELFIPTDVSMTGDMWLDLCFAVILPALGSAIVFDIGASTGGTDILAMILKRRTTLEIGRALLFVDIGIVAIAAFLYGPRVGLYCVLGLFAKTLVVDKAIESIHLRKVCTVICSEPLKVEEFIVKHLNRTATISRGYGAFSGKCVTVIMSVLSRREAVQLRRYAREVDPGAFITIVDSSEIVGKGFRGTN, from the coding sequence ATGGCTGACGAGCACGAAACAGAAAGCAAGGCATGGGCGATTGAGGCCGCCGCGGCAGAGGCGGCATCGCGTGCTGCCGAAGAGGTGCATCGTCCTCCCGTAGTGCCGATGGAGCGCGTGGTTGATCGCACCGATATCGAGCGCGGCGAGCGTGCCGGCCAAAAGCGCAGCCAGGAGCCGGGTTTCCCGCGCTTTTTTGCCGAGCTCAATCTGGGCCTGATTCTTACGGCCTTTGCCATCGTTGCGTTTAAAACCCCTAATCACTTTGCTTTTGGCGGCACCTCGGGCGTGTCGGTCATTCTGTCCACGCTGTTCCCGACCCTGCCCGTCGGCGTCTTTATGTGGATTATCAACGCGGTTCTCGTCGTTTTGGGCTTTATCTTTTTGGAGCGCAAGGCGATTCTTTGGAGTGTCTTCGCCTCGTTTGCGCTGTCCGCCTATGTTTCGCTTTTTGAGCTTTTTATTCCGACCGATGTCTCGATGACGGGCGATATGTGGCTCGACCTGTGCTTTGCCGTGATTCTGCCGGCGCTCGGCAGCGCCATCGTCTTTGATATTGGCGCCTCGACGGGCGGCACGGACATTCTCGCTATGATCCTCAAACGCCGCACCACGCTCGAGATTGGTCGCGCACTGCTGTTTGTCGATATCGGCATCGTGGCCATCGCGGCCTTTTTGTATGGCCCGCGTGTCGGTTTGTATTGCGTGCTCGGCCTGTTTGCCAAGACGCTTGTGGTCGACAAAGCCATTGAGAGCATTCATCTGCGCAAAGTCTGCACGGTCATTTGTTCCGAGCCCCTTAAGGTCGAGGAGTTTATCGTCAAGCATCTCAACCGCACGGCGACTATCAGCCGCGGCTACGGTGCTTTCTCGGGCAAGTGCGTGACGGTGATCATGAGCGTGCTGAGCCGTCGCGAGGCCGTGCAACTGCGCCGTTACGCGCGCGAAGTCGATCCGGGTGCCTTTATCACGATCGTCGACAGCTCCGAGATCGTCGGCAAGGGCTTCCGCGGCACGAACTAG
- the groES gene encoding co-chaperone GroES, with protein sequence MSSLKPLADRVLVKPDEAEQKTASGLYIASNAQEKPQRGTIVAVGAGKVNDKGERIPMDVQVGDVVIYGKFGGNEVKVDGEKYLLMRADDIYAVVEA encoded by the coding sequence ATGTCGTCTTTGAAGCCGCTTGCAGATCGCGTCCTGGTCAAGCCCGACGAGGCCGAGCAGAAGACCGCTTCTGGCCTGTACATCGCCAGCAACGCTCAGGAGAAGCCGCAGCGCGGCACCATCGTTGCCGTTGGCGCCGGTAAGGTCAACGACAAGGGCGAGCGCATCCCCATGGACGTTCAGGTCGGCGACGTTGTCATCTACGGTAAGTTTGGTGGCAACGAGGTCAAGGTCGACGGCGAGAAGTATCTGCTGATGCGCGCCGACGACATCTACGCCGTCGTCGAGGCCTAG
- a CDS encoding M20 family metallopeptidase, with translation MTKTKAQQIMAATEARAADDVTAAIKDIATEFEPYIIKQRRHFHKHPELSLAEERTTSDIANQLDAMNIPYERPLKTGLVATLRGTAPDAYREDGTPRRRILLRADIDALPVTEQTGEEFASVNEGCMHACGHDCHIAMMLGTLQILRHMTDDIHGEIRIVFQPSEENGQGAKLMIGTGVLDGVDGAYAAHIWSEVDAGTVSCEPGPRMANTDWFRIDVRGTSCHGAMPQRGHDAVMVAAEIVNALQTIVSREISPYEPAVITVGELHGGTARNVIAGTAYLAGTVRTYGDSTHEEMPELMRRIVEHTAAALGAEAELTDYTIANYKVENDAASSERCRQAVIKCLGPTGQGHYRGTLSGEDFSEYLRRVPGVLAFVGTRNPKIGATYAQHSCFYKIDETVLAKGSMVAAQYAIDFLAEPTQEELDGPAITAVAETNPDLAAKLRSAKATTAEARDAIHDARTARHAAIKGIHDARAAARREEKHDE, from the coding sequence ATGACGAAGACCAAGGCACAGCAGATTATGGCGGCGACCGAGGCTCGCGCGGCTGACGACGTCACCGCAGCCATCAAAGATATCGCTACCGAGTTTGAACCCTATATCATCAAGCAGCGCCGGCACTTCCATAAGCACCCGGAGCTGAGCCTTGCCGAGGAGCGCACGACCTCCGACATCGCCAACCAGCTCGACGCCATGAATATCCCCTACGAGCGTCCGCTCAAGACGGGCCTTGTGGCGACCCTTCGCGGCACCGCGCCCGACGCCTATCGCGAGGACGGCACGCCACGCCGCCGCATCCTGCTGCGCGCCGACATCGACGCCCTGCCCGTCACCGAACAGACCGGCGAGGAGTTCGCCAGCGTCAACGAGGGCTGCATGCACGCCTGCGGTCACGACTGCCATATCGCCATGATGCTCGGCACGCTGCAGATTCTGCGCCACATGACCGATGACATCCACGGCGAGATTCGCATCGTATTCCAGCCCAGCGAGGAAAACGGCCAGGGCGCCAAACTCATGATTGGCACGGGTGTGCTCGACGGCGTCGACGGCGCCTACGCCGCGCACATCTGGAGTGAGGTCGACGCCGGCACCGTGAGCTGCGAGCCCGGCCCACGCATGGCCAATACCGACTGGTTCCGCATCGACGTTCGCGGCACCTCGTGCCATGGCGCCATGCCCCAGCGCGGCCACGACGCCGTTATGGTTGCCGCCGAGATTGTCAACGCCCTGCAGACCATCGTCTCGCGCGAGATTAGCCCCTACGAACCCGCCGTCATCACCGTCGGCGAGCTGCACGGCGGCACCGCACGCAACGTTATCGCCGGCACGGCCTACCTCGCCGGCACGGTGCGCACCTACGGCGATTCGACCCACGAGGAAATGCCGGAGCTTATGCGCCGCATCGTGGAGCATACCGCGGCCGCCTTGGGCGCCGAGGCAGAGCTCACCGACTACACCATCGCCAACTACAAGGTCGAAAACGACGCCGCCTCGAGCGAGCGCTGCCGTCAGGCTGTAATCAAGTGCCTGGGCCCCACCGGCCAAGGCCATTATCGCGGCACGCTTTCGGGCGAGGATTTTTCGGAGTACCTGCGTCGCGTACCGGGCGTGCTCGCCTTTGTAGGTACGCGCAACCCCAAGATTGGCGCCACGTACGCCCAACATTCCTGCTTCTACAAGATCGACGAGACCGTGCTGGCAAAGGGCTCCATGGTGGCCGCCCAGTATGCTATCGACTTTTTGGCCGAGCCCACGCAAGAGGAGCTCGACGGCCCCGCGATTACCGCGGTCGCCGAAACCAACCCCGATCTGGCCGCCAAGTTGCGCTCTGCCAAGGCGACGACCGCCGAGGCTCGCGACGCCATCCATGATGCCCGAACGGCTCGCCATGCCGCGATCAAGGGCATCCACGACGCACGCGCTGCTGCACGCCGCGAGGAGAAGCACGACGAGTAG
- a CDS encoding DUF2273 domain-containing protein: MSDTNQDKTARTPRLTIDQSATPASEPVDSKAEATELQDAAAADFDEAMGLIKGTGAAIWSYAVRHPNTTLGAVAGFILAVLVLTLGLWDTLVIAFFVLIGAVIGQIRDGENGIVNFFGRLFSGR, encoded by the coding sequence GTGAGTGATACCAATCAAGATAAGACCGCTCGTACGCCGCGCCTGACGATTGACCAGAGCGCCACGCCGGCGAGCGAACCTGTTGATTCCAAAGCAGAGGCAACCGAGTTACAAGACGCGGCAGCCGCGGATTTTGATGAGGCTATGGGTCTCATCAAGGGTACGGGCGCTGCCATCTGGAGCTATGCTGTTCGTCATCCCAACACCACGCTCGGCGCCGTCGCTGGCTTTATCCTCGCTGTGTTGGTGCTCACGCTCGGCCTGTGGGACACGCTCGTCATTGCATTCTTCGTGCTGATCGGCGCTGTGATCGGCCAAATTCGCGACGGCGAGAACGGGATCGTCAACTTCTTCGGCCGTCTGTTTAGCGGTCGCTAA
- a CDS encoding NifU family protein, producing MAVNEELLKKVLEEIRPNLQADGGDMEYVGVDDEGVVKLELQGACAGCPMSSLTLSMGIERILKEHVPGVTRVEQVNASGEAEDLYDEYAPF from the coding sequence GTGGCTGTTAACGAAGAGCTGCTTAAGAAGGTTCTTGAAGAGATCCGCCCCAACCTGCAGGCCGATGGCGGCGATATGGAGTATGTGGGCGTTGACGACGAGGGTGTCGTCAAGCTGGAGCTGCAGGGCGCCTGCGCCGGCTGCCCCATGAGCTCGCTGACCCTGTCCATGGGCATTGAGCGTATCCTGAAGGAGCATGTGCCCGGCGTTACCCGCGTTGAGCAGGTCAATGCTTCCGGCGAGGCCGAGGACCTGTACGACGAGTACGCGCCGTTCTAA
- the lgt gene encoding prolipoprotein diacylglyceryl transferase has product MLNDLYHMLDPVAISAGPITIYWYGLAYVVGALLTAVVMYRTQRRWGFDITVDDLTSVVVGVVFGLIIGARLFYVIFYGDGYYWAHPLEIFATNEGGMSFHGGLVGGVIGGVLVCRMYKLDAWTLADLAVIGAPLALCLGRCANFVNGELWGKPTDLPWGVVFGGTAGDMPRHPSQLYEAFLEGIVLFCILQVLSRKKPLLPQGTFMGVFVMGYGIVRFLIEFVRVPDAQLGYLLGGVITMGQLLSLPLVIAGLALIIFARRRNQPQRVYLDA; this is encoded by the coding sequence ATGCTCAACGACCTCTACCATATGCTTGATCCCGTCGCCATCTCGGCGGGGCCCATCACCATCTACTGGTACGGCTTGGCCTATGTGGTCGGAGCTCTGCTTACGGCGGTCGTCATGTACCGCACGCAGCGCCGTTGGGGTTTTGACATTACGGTCGACGACCTGACGAGTGTCGTGGTCGGCGTGGTCTTTGGCCTTATCATTGGCGCCCGCCTGTTCTACGTCATCTTTTACGGCGACGGCTACTACTGGGCGCATCCGCTCGAGATCTTTGCCACCAACGAGGGCGGCATGAGCTTCCATGGCGGTTTGGTGGGCGGCGTTATCGGCGGCGTGCTCGTGTGCCGCATGTACAAGCTCGACGCATGGACTTTGGCAGACCTTGCCGTCATAGGCGCGCCGCTGGCCTTGTGCCTGGGCCGTTGTGCCAACTTTGTCAACGGTGAGCTGTGGGGCAAGCCGACCGATCTGCCCTGGGGCGTGGTCTTCGGTGGCACCGCGGGCGATATGCCGCGTCACCCCTCCCAGCTCTACGAGGCATTTCTTGAGGGCATCGTGCTCTTTTGCATTCTGCAGGTGCTCAGCCGCAAAAAGCCGCTACTGCCCCAAGGCACGTTTATGGGCGTGTTTGTGATGGGTTACGGCATCGTCCGCTTCCTCATTGAGTTTGTGCGCGTGCCCGATGCGCAGCTGGGCTATCTACTGGGTGGCGTTATCACCATGGGCCAGTTGCTGAGCCTGCCGCTCGTAATCGCGGGCCTGGCGCTCATCATCTTTGCCCGTCGCCGCAACCAGCCCCAGCGCGTCTACCTGGACGCCTAA
- a CDS encoding Asp23/Gls24 family envelope stress response protein, with protein sequence MAFNTKVDVADTELEADETVTAEAEDVTLEDEALVEAESDVDEDDEEADESEDSLTYSNGVIEKIVAMATREVPHVLGMKGNLMHFVQEQFGAENLTKGVTVEVTDDNRVVVNISVIIEYGAYAPAIFDDVKARVTERLAAMTGLEVAGVNLRIEDVITPEEYEHRTSQHE encoded by the coding sequence ATGGCTTTTAATACGAAGGTCGATGTAGCCGATACCGAGCTCGAGGCAGACGAGACCGTCACCGCCGAGGCCGAGGACGTAACGCTCGAGGATGAGGCGCTCGTCGAGGCCGAGTCCGATGTGGATGAGGATGACGAGGAAGCGGACGAGTCCGAGGACTCGCTGACCTATTCCAACGGTGTGATCGAGAAGATCGTTGCCATGGCCACCCGCGAGGTTCCGCACGTTCTGGGCATGAAGGGTAACCTTATGCACTTTGTGCAGGAGCAGTTTGGTGCCGAGAATCTGACCAAGGGCGTGACGGTCGAGGTCACCGATGACAATCGCGTGGTCGTCAACATCTCCGTCATTATCGAGTACGGTGCCTATGCGCCCGCGATCTTCGACGATGTCAAGGCACGTGTCACCGAGCGCCTTGCCGCGATGACCGGCCTTGAGGTGGCGGGCGTCAACCTGCGTATCGAGGACGTCATCACCCCCGAGGAGTACGAGCACCGCACCAGCCAGCACGAATAA
- a CDS encoding YebC/PmpR family DNA-binding transcriptional regulator yields the protein MSGHSKWATTKHRKGAQDAKRSALFSKLSRNITVAARLGGDPLPENNASLAAAVAKAKAQSMPKDKIKSAIDKAFGSGADAAVYENIVYEGYGPAGVAVYVDCLTDNRNRTAADVRSAFSHAGGNLGTSGSVAFQFERKGQIVVAKEILDENAKKETMIANGAAGDEDEFMMAIAEAGGEDYEDAGEEWIVWTTANEVMAVSKALEEQGVQVKGSETTMVPTTPTEVSGADAKKVQRLIDRLEELDDVQDVYSTMDMTDEVIAALEEE from the coding sequence ATGTCCGGACACTCTAAGTGGGCCACAACCAAGCATCGTAAGGGCGCGCAGGACGCCAAGCGTTCCGCCCTCTTCTCCAAGCTCAGCCGCAACATCACCGTTGCTGCCCGTCTCGGCGGTGACCCGCTGCCCGAGAACAACGCCAGCCTCGCCGCTGCCGTTGCCAAGGCCAAGGCTCAGTCCATGCCTAAGGACAAGATCAAGTCCGCTATCGACAAGGCTTTTGGTTCGGGTGCCGATGCCGCCGTCTACGAGAACATCGTGTACGAGGGCTACGGTCCCGCCGGTGTCGCCGTCTACGTCGACTGCCTGACCGACAACCGCAACCGTACCGCCGCTGATGTCCGTTCCGCCTTCTCCCACGCTGGTGGCAACCTGGGCACCTCCGGCTCCGTCGCCTTCCAGTTTGAGCGCAAGGGCCAGATCGTCGTCGCCAAGGAGATCCTGGACGAGAACGCCAAGAAGGAGACCATGATCGCCAACGGTGCTGCCGGTGACGAGGATGAGTTCATGATGGCCATCGCCGAGGCCGGCGGCGAGGACTACGAGGACGCCGGCGAGGAGTGGATCGTCTGGACTACTGCCAACGAGGTCATGGCTGTCTCCAAGGCGCTCGAGGAGCAGGGCGTCCAGGTCAAGGGCTCCGAGACCACCATGGTCCCGACCACCCCGACCGAGGTCTCCGGCGCCGACGCCAAGAAGGTTCAGCGCCTCATCGACCGTCTTGAGGAGCTCGACGACGTCCAGGATGTTTACAGCACCATGGACATGACCGACGAGGTCATTGCTGCCCTCGAGGAGGAGTAA
- a CDS encoding amidohydrolase, protein MPMQHIDRIIRSKNVFTAQDGIDAARELAIAIAGDRIVAVGAPDDVIAAAPAAAPVVDYGEQFICPGFHDAHLHFFHTSVGSSPYMLMDMGTSEAALVQHALEFSQDLPDDAWVVTQGWRDYRWDPPEHPTKASLDTAFPDRPCVMYSGDGHTLWLNSRALEALGVTRDSEPPAGGSYDKDANGELTGIAHEAAAMQLLPRCLEWLGEDRIASAYADQMRRMAEQGITSICDMSLMPMPGCDFIRDDVYDKLQAAGKLGIRAHLFPTLLDDQSRLEELQTRYANNALLSAPGFKQFFDGVSSEHTAYLTEPYTNPRFPGDQGRLTVPAERMRKLVLAAAERGHTVRIHVIGDGAIHAALDIFEEAAELYGLPQHGHNTLEHLENLLPEDIDRLRKLNVVASSQPCHITLDPGGPERDLGLERSRIMWPFATYKQRGIRQAFGTDSPITAVTSMNVLYTAITRQDPKSHWPEGGWLPSERIDAATALRNYTLGSAYAAGDEQNLGSLEPGKYADLVVLDQNPLTIDPQELQATKVQATYLAGNLIYER, encoded by the coding sequence ATGCCCATGCAACATATCGATCGGATTATCCGTTCCAAGAACGTCTTTACCGCCCAAGACGGCATCGATGCCGCCCGCGAGTTGGCGATCGCCATCGCGGGTGATCGCATCGTCGCGGTCGGCGCGCCCGATGACGTGATTGCCGCCGCCCCTGCCGCCGCGCCAGTTGTCGACTACGGCGAGCAATTCATCTGCCCCGGTTTCCACGATGCGCACCTGCATTTCTTCCATACCTCGGTCGGTTCCTCGCCGTACATGCTCATGGATATGGGCACGTCCGAGGCGGCGCTGGTGCAACATGCGCTCGAGTTTTCCCAGGACCTGCCCGACGACGCTTGGGTTGTGACACAGGGCTGGCGCGATTACCGTTGGGACCCGCCCGAGCATCCAACCAAGGCGTCGCTCGATACGGCATTCCCCGATCGTCCCTGCGTTATGTATTCGGGCGACGGACACACGCTTTGGCTCAACAGCCGCGCACTCGAGGCACTCGGCGTCACGCGCGACAGCGAGCCACCAGCAGGCGGCAGCTACGACAAGGACGCAAACGGCGAGCTCACGGGCATTGCTCACGAGGCGGCTGCCATGCAGCTGCTACCGCGCTGCCTTGAGTGGCTGGGGGAGGATCGCATCGCAAGTGCTTATGCCGATCAAATGAGGCGTATGGCCGAGCAGGGCATCACCTCGATATGCGATATGTCGCTCATGCCCATGCCGGGCTGCGATTTTATCCGCGACGACGTCTACGACAAACTGCAGGCAGCCGGCAAGCTGGGCATCCGAGCCCATCTGTTCCCCACGCTGTTGGATGACCAGTCGCGCTTGGAAGAGCTGCAGACCCGCTACGCGAACAACGCGCTGCTCTCGGCGCCAGGCTTTAAGCAGTTTTTCGACGGCGTGTCGAGCGAACACACGGCCTATCTCACCGAGCCCTATACCAACCCGCGCTTCCCGGGCGATCAAGGTCGCCTGACGGTTCCTGCCGAGCGCATGCGCAAGCTGGTTCTGGCGGCCGCGGAGCGCGGCCATACCGTGCGCATCCATGTCATCGGCGACGGTGCCATCCATGCCGCGCTCGATATCTTTGAGGAGGCCGCCGAACTGTACGGCCTGCCCCAGCACGGCCATAACACGCTCGAGCACCTGGAGAACCTCTTGCCCGAGGACATCGATCGTCTACGCAAGCTTAACGTCGTTGCCTCGAGCCAGCCCTGTCACATTACACTCGACCCAGGCGGCCCCGAGCGCGATCTGGGCCTGGAGCGCAGCCGCATCATGTGGCCGTTTGCGACCTATAAGCAGCGCGGCATTCGCCAAGCCTTCGGTACCGACAGCCCTATCACAGCTGTTACCAGCATGAACGTGCTCTACACGGCTATCACGCGCCAGGACCCCAAAAGCCACTGGCCCGAGGGCGGCTGGCTGCCGAGCGAGCGCATCGATGCGGCAACGGCCCTGCGCAACTACACCCTGGGTAGCGCTTATGCAGCGGGCGACGAGCAAAACCTCGGCAGCTTGGAGCCCGGCAAGTATGCCGACCTGGTAGTCCTGGACCAAAACCCGCTCACCATCGACCCCCAAGAGCTCCAGGCCACAAAAGTTCAGGCCACCTACCTGGCAGGCAACTTGATTTACGAGCGCTAA